The segment TCGACGAAACGGATGTCGTGGTGCGCCGCATCTATGCCCAGCGCGGCCAGGCTTTGCAGATAGATCTCCTGAATGTCGTCGGGAGAAGGTTTGAGGATGACCTGGAACTGGTAGTAGTGCTGCAACCGGTTGGGATTGTCGCCGTAGCGGCCGTCGCTGGGCCGGCGCGAGGGCTGCACGTAGGCCGCCTTCCAGGGCTTGGGCCCCAGCGCCCGCAAGGTCGTGGCGGGGTGGAAGGTGCCGGCGCCCACTTCCAGGTCGTAGGGCTGCAGCAAGACGCAGCCCTGGTCCGACCAGAACTCCTGCAACGTCAGTATGAGGCGCTGAAACGACGGCGCGCGGGCCTCGGAGGTCGCCATCGACGAATTTCCTTGTGGCGAATTTCCCTGTGGCGCCGGGGCGCGGGCGTCCCGGTCAATTGCGCCGGACAGTAATCGTGGCTCCAGAACCGGTCAAGGTCGGCGCCAAGAGGTGCGCATCGGGTGGCTGCGCAGGAGGCGGGAAATGCGGACAGATCACGTGTTACCTAATGCGGACATATCATCTGTTACTGACATTTCAGCACTCGCAGAATTGAAATCATCATACTTAGTGCTATAATGCTAGGTATGATAGCTGTGGCGCGGTGAGCTTGATGCGCATCTTCAAAACGAAACCCTTTGCGCGTTTTGCCGAACACGAAGGCATCGATGATGCTGCGTTATGCGATGCGATCCAGCGGGCGGAACGAGGGCTGGTCGACGCCGATCTGGGCGGCTGCGTGATTAAGCAGCGGATTGCGCGGAAGGGGCAAGGCAAGTCCGGTGGCTTCCGCTCCATTGTGCTGTTCCGCAATGGTTAAGCAGTACAAAAGTGACCCGCTGGCTTCGGTTCACGAGACGGCGCTCGGCCTGACAGAGGCAGGCGTCATGGCAAAACAGACCATGAAGGCCTTCGATGAGATGTGCTTCACTCCGGTCGAAGAACTGACGCCGGAGGAAATCCGCGACATCCGGCTACGTGAGAAGGCAAGTCAAGCGGTCTTCGCTCGCTACCTGAATGTCACCACGGGCCTTGTCAGCCAGTGGGAGCGGGGTGAGAGGCATCCCCGTGGCGCGTCCTTGAAGCTCCTGACGTTGGTCGCGAAGAAGGGGTTACAGGCGGTCGCCTAAAAGGATGAAGGAAGTTTCGGGGACAGAGACCCTTTTGGCAGAGACCCTTTCGGGAAAGCCCCAATCAATAAGGGCAGTCGGCGCGGTCGCACGAGGTGGCGCCGACGGCGGCCACGAAGATGCCGCAGACGTCGCATTCGATCATTTCCTGACTGTCGGCATCGACCCGGGCCTTGGACTTCTTGCGCCGGCCGGCGACCCGCCCCGGGCCGCGGCCCTCGCGGGCCTCGTTGCGCCGGCTTATCAGCTTGAAGCCGTACCAGACGCCGCCGATGATGACGATCAGAACCAACAGCTTGGTTAGGCCGAAACCGAACATTTTTTTCGTTCCTCTCCCGTTCGCCCTAAAGCCCGAAGCGGCCCCACAGCGCCCGGTCTTCGATGGCCGCGATGAGCTCGTCGGCCCAGCCCGCCGGCGCTCTCGCCAGGGGACGCGCCGCTCCCAGATTGCCGCGGCCCAGCAGCCTACGCAACAGCCGGCGTTCTGCCCCGATCTGGCGGAATTTCACCTCCTCGCCGAAGCGCTCACGGCAGACGCTGCGCAAATCGCCGAGGCCGTCGATCAGGCCCAGCTCGAGGGCCTGACGGCCGCTCCAGATATCGCCCGAGAAGATTTTTCGCGCGCCCCCCTTGAGGCGTTCGCCGCGGCGCTGGCGGACCAGTTCCTTGAAGCTCTCGTGGATATCCTTTTGCAACGCCGCCAGGCGCTTCACGTCGGCCGCCTTCTCCTCGCTGAAGGGGTCGAGCAGTGATTTTTTCTCGCCCGCCGTGTGCAGCCGGCGCTCGACGCCCAGTTTCTCCATAAGCCCTGTGAAACCGAAGCCGGAAAAGATCACGCCGACCGAGCCCACGATGGAATTCTCGTCGGCGAATATTTCGTCGCCGGCGCAGGCCAGCCAATAGCCGCCCGAGGCCGCCAGGTCCTCGGCAAAGGCCAAAACCGGCACCTCGTGTTCCTCGGCCAGGGCCCGGATGTGCTTGTAGATCAGGTTCGATTGCGTCGCCGCGCCGCCCGGCGAGTTGATGGCCAGCGCCATCGCGGCCAGCCGCCTGAGGCCGAAGGCGGTCTCCAGCGGCCGGGCCAGCGTGGCCAGGTCGAGGCCCTCGCGAAAGCGCCCGCCCCGGCCGATGACGCCATCAAGCCGGACCACGGCCACCACCGGACGGCGGCGCCAACGCCTGAGCGGCCACAGGGATCCGAGCGGTAGCCTGGCAACGAAGGAAGGCAACGGCATGGCATCAAAATAGGGACGGGCGCCGGGCTATGCAACCAGCGCCTGGCCGTCGCGCAGCAGCGCCTGGGCGGCCGGTGTGGCGCTGCCGTCGGCCTGGTGCAGCACCACGCCCGGGGCCAGCCTGAGCGGCGTTCTGGCACCACGGCGGGCCTGCACCACAACGCGCTTGGCGGCCTCGCCGGCCTTGGGCCAAAGCGGGATGACGACCACGGCACCGGCCCGGCCGGCCAACCCGGCCAGCACCTCGTCGAGGCGGTCGGCGCGGTGGATCACGGTGACGGAACCGCGCGCCGCCACCATGGTCAGGCAGAAACCGAGCCAGTCGGCCAGGCCGCTGGCGCCCTCGCGGTTGGCCAAGTCCTTGCCGGCATGAGGTGAGGCCGGGCCGCGTTCGGCCGCCTGGTGGGGCGGATTGGCCATGACGTGGTCGAAACCGGGATCGAGGCCAGGCGGTGGCGCCGCCAGGTCGCCACAATGGACGGCAAAGCGCGCGGCGCAGCCGTTGGCCTCGGCGTTCCGCCGCGCCAGGGCCGCCAGATCGGGCTGGATCTCGAGGCCGCTGATATGGCATTCGGGCTGGCGCAGCGCCAGACACAGCGCCGCCGTACCGACGCCGGTGCCGACATCGAGCACGCGCTGGCCGGGCGCCGCCGCCACGGCCGCGGCCAGCACGATGGGATCGATGGCGCTGCGATAGCCCTGCCTCGGCTGCCACAGCTCGAGGCGACCGTCGAGCAGGCTGTTCCGCCTGACGCCGGCCTCGA is part of the Alphaproteobacteria bacterium genome and harbors:
- a CDS encoding S49 family peptidase yields the protein MPLPSFVARLPLGSLWPLRRWRRRPVVAVVRLDGVIGRGGRFREGLDLATLARPLETAFGLRRLAAMALAINSPGGAATQSNLIYKHIRALAEEHEVPVLAFAEDLAASGGYWLACAGDEIFADENSIVGSVGVIFSGFGFTGLMEKLGVERRLHTAGEKKSLLDPFSEEKAADVKRLAALQKDIHESFKELVRQRRGERLKGGARKIFSGDIWSGRQALELGLIDGLGDLRSVCRERFGEEVKFRQIGAERRLLRRLLGRGNLGAARPLARAPAGWADELIAAIEDRALWGRFGL
- a CDS encoding DNA-binding transcriptional regulator, which translates into the protein MVKQYKSDPLASVHETALGLTEAGVMAKQTMKAFDEMCFTPVEELTPEEIRDIRLREKASQAVFARYLNVTTGLVSQWERGERHPRGASLKLLTLVAKKGLQAVA
- a CDS encoding methyltransferase — its product is MAGTENPVEAGVRRNSLLDGRLELWQPRQGYRSAIDPIVLAAAVAAAPGQRVLDVGTGVGTAALCLALRQPECHISGLEIQPDLAALARRNAEANGCAARFAVHCGDLAAPPPGLDPGFDHVMANPPHQAAERGPASPHAGKDLANREGASGLADWLGFCLTMVAARGSVTVIHRADRLDEVLAGLAGRAGAVVVIPLWPKAGEAAKRVVVQARRGARTPLRLAPGVVLHQADGSATPAAQALLRDGQALVA